The nucleotide sequence ACCGACATCACCTGGCCGGACGGATCGATCCCGCTGTTCGGCTCGTCGGTCCGGCTGCGTCCCGAGCGCTCCGCTGAGCTCTACGCGCCGCTCAACCACCCCGAGTTGGCGTACGTGCTCTCCTCCGGCGCCGCCGGACGTCCACCGGCGGCCCGCGCCGTGCTCTTCCGGACGTCCGGGCAGGCCGTGCTCCGTGCGGTCGCCCCCGGCCGACGGGACGCCCGGAACCGGACCCAGCTCCTCGTCGACGTCGGGCCGCCGCGGACCACGCACAGCCACCCGGCCGCGCTGGCGCTGCTCTACTACTCCGCCGGGCGGGAGTTGCTGCCCGACTCGGGCCTCTACACCTACGCCAAGGGCTCGGCCGCCGACTACTTCCGCGAGGCCCGCGCCCACAACACGGTCGTCGTCGACGGGCGCCCGAACGGACCCGGGCCGGTCCGAGCCGGCCGGACGCTGACCGGGCCGACCTGGGCCTACCAGTCCGGGGCCGCAGCCGTGTACCCCGGCGTCCTGCATCGGCGCGCGGTGCTCCTGCTCCGACAGGATCTGGCCGTCGTCGTCGACCGGCTCACCGGAGCGGGGGTGCACGATTACGCGCAGCACTGGCACCTGTTCCCGGGCGCGCGGGTGGTGTCCGGGCCGACGCTGACGACCGCCTACGACCAGCGGGACGAACCCGTGCTGCAGATCCGGCAGGCGATCGGGTCACGGGTCAAGGATCAGTTCGGTGAGCAGCGGCCGATGCAGGGCTGGCACTCGGCGGAGTACGGCAAAGCCGTCCGCAACCATGCGGTCAGCTACTCGGTCACCGGACGCACCGCCACCTACGTCACGCTGCTCGCCTCCGGCCGGTACGCGAGCCGTCCGACCTCGCTGAGAACACGCATCAACGGCGACGCCGTGCGGGCGAGCGTCTGCGCGGACGGCGTCCGGCTCGCGGCGACGATCACCGCTGCACCACGGGAGACCGTCGCGGTCACCACCGCGGGGACGTGCGATGTCGACTGAGGTCACCGAGCGACCGGAAGAGACCGACGGGCTCCGGCAGACCGTGCGCCGGGTGCTGGCGCTGGTGGCGCTCCTGCCGCTCACCGTCATCCTCGCGGTCAAGGCGGCGCAGCTCGGGGACCAGATGCTGGTCAACATCTACGGGATCGGCGTGCTCGGCTCGACGATCCTGGTGATGTACCTGTCGTTCAGCAACTACCGCGACCCCTCGGTGGACGCGCCGGACGCGACGTACTTCCCGCTGGTCACCTGCCTGGTCGCGGTGAAGGACGACGTCGCGGTGATCGAGCGCACGGTCCGTTCGCTGCTCGACCAGACGTACTCGCGGCGCGAGGTGGTCGTCGTCGACGACTACTCCACCGACGGCACCCGGGAACTTCTCGCCGAGCTGGCCAGGACGCTGCCGTTCGACTATCTCCCGCTGGAGCGCAACGTCGGCAAGAAGCGGGCGCTGGTCGCGGGTGCCGAGCGAGCCAGCGGCGACATCCTCGTCTTCACCGACTCCGACTGCGTCCTCGAACTCGACGCGGTCGAGCGGTGCGTGCTCGCGTTCGGGGCGCATCCGGGGCTCGGTGCGGTCAGCGGACACAACCGGGCACTGAACGCCGACGTCAACCTGCTCACCCGGGTGCAGGACGTCTGGTACGACGGGCAGTTCGGCATCGCGAAGGCCGCCGAGTCGGTGTTCCGCTCGGTCACCTGCGTCTCCGGCCCGCTCGCCGCGTTCCGCCGGGAAGCGGTCTGGAACTACTTCCCGGCCTGGGCGGGCGACCGGTTCCTGGGAGCTGAGTTCCGATTCGCGACCGATCGGCAGCTCACCGGATACGTGCTCGGTCAACGCTGGATCGGACGCAAACTCAAGCGGCAGCACGCGGACTCGCC is from Cryptosporangium minutisporangium and encodes:
- a CDS encoding alginate lyase family protein, whose translation is MRRRLSVVLAVLLGGTACAAPPPEPLTVSIPVPQVAPTPPPRPLPLGVESVYGLFNNGEQADADALLRGVWRINRYRDAALPTPLTWREDPYRDQYWRFVFYSLRPLSNLLWAHYRVGAPRGDTRYRDELVEILRSYVRFDARPRVPDRKGIDYPHSIAFRAMALTNISVKLARSGDLPADLRGPLLAALGRAGRALADPVNYEGNHNHGFSEAAALLLLQRVFPQLEPDGSWGHLARARLAGFMTQIVDADGVEIEKSPFYHFYVLDFALALQNWGRRTGTALSPGFDDRTHGMLRYATDITWPDGSIPLFGSSVRLRPERSAELYAPLNHPELAYVLSSGAAGRPPAARAVLFRTSGQAVLRAVAPGRRDARNRTQLLVDVGPPRTTHSHPAALALLYYSAGRELLPDSGLYTYAKGSAADYFREARAHNTVVVDGRPNGPGPVRAGRTLTGPTWAYQSGAAAVYPGVLHRRAVLLLRQDLAVVVDRLTGAGVHDYAQHWHLFPGARVVSGPTLTTAYDQRDEPVLQIRQAIGSRVKDQFGEQRPMQGWHSAEYGKAVRNHAVSYSVTGRTATYVTLLASGRYASRPTSLRTRINGDAVRASVCADGVRLAATITAAPRETVAVTTAGTCDVD
- a CDS encoding glycosyltransferase, translating into MSTEVTERPEETDGLRQTVRRVLALVALLPLTVILAVKAAQLGDQMLVNIYGIGVLGSTILVMYLSFSNYRDPSVDAPDATYFPLVTCLVAVKDDVAVIERTVRSLLDQTYSRREVVVVDDYSTDGTRELLAELARTLPFDYLPLERNVGKKRALVAGAERASGDILVFTDSDCVLELDAVERCVLAFGAHPGLGAVSGHNRALNADVNLLTRVQDVWYDGQFGIAKAAESVFRSVTCVSGPLAAFRREAVWNYFPAWAGDRFLGAEFRFATDRQLTGYVLGQRWIGRKLKRQHADSPFVRDVDYPEREWGVAYVRSARAWTNVPESFRSVLKQQIRWKKSFIRNMCFTGLFYWRRGPLPALLFYSHATWVLLAPVMAFRHLVWLPLTGGLFITALYLCGVLLKGSVWALGYRIQNRGDHRWVYRPLMSLLSATVLSWLLVYAALSLRRNVWSRG